The Anaeromusa acidaminophila DSM 3853 region CTTCCGTACACACTCCTACATGCTCTTTCAGCCATCAAACAGGCCATTAACCAGGGGGTGCCATACCTTCCGTACACACTCCTACATGCTCTTTCTGGCTAAAGTCATTGCTTCAGGCGTCATTGGCCATACCTTCCGTACACACTCCTACATGCTCTTTCAGCCGTCACAGACAAAATGGGCTACGACATGCCATACCTTCCGTACACACTCCTACATGCTCTTTCCTTGGCCAGCTGCCGAAGCCGTGGGGTGGAGCCATACCTTCCGTACACACTCCTACATGCTCTTTCCATTTTTACAATACTTGCCTTAGTGTTACTGCCATACCTTCCGTACACACTCCTACATGCTCTTTCCTTGAGAAATTTTGTACCGCACTTGAGTCGGCCATACCTTCCGTACACACTCCTACATGCTCTTTCCCTGAAAGAAAAACCCTAGGAACCATATAGGTTTCTAGGGTTTTTCTTATGAAAAAAACGTCAAAAAAGAAGAATTTGTGAAGCATTTACATGATTTTCTTGATAAGAGGGTTTCCCAAGCAAAATTTTCATTTTACAGTATTGGCTTTCGGTTACCGATAATAATCGAATAGATCCCTCCGGTGGAAGAGACACGATCAACCGTTTTTCATGTTTATCAATACTTTCTTCACCTTTAATTATGCGGCTATATACAGAAAACTGCAGCATCACGTAACCATCTCTAAGAAGAAATTCACGAAATTGCCGGTAATGGTATTTGTTAATAGGAGTCTTTGTAGGTAAATCAAAAAACAATAACAGTCTCATATACCTTCCTACTGGCGCTTTGATCATTAGGTATTTATAAAACGGGTAGAGTAATTTTAAAAGGATCGTTTTCAATAAAACAAGTACCTAATGATTTAACGGTTTCTCTTATAGCATTTTGTATTGAATAAGAAGAATTTTTGATTTTTACATTTTCTAAAATAAGTTGAACTAAAATTTGGCGGTTTTCCTTTGAAAGTGGCTCTGTAAATATCGTGCCTTGGGATAATACATATTGGTCAACAAAGGGGCGATATGGCTCAATTAAATCGTCGGCAAGGTTAAAGGCATTAAGCTCATTATGATGGAAAACCCCCAGCGAGGGAATAAAACCATACGCCACTAATTGTTGAGCAATGATGGACCGAAGAATAGCATATCCATAATCAAGTGCTAACGAAATACTTCCTGA contains the following coding sequences:
- the cas2 gene encoding CRISPR-associated endonuclease Cas2 — translated: MRLLLFFDLPTKTPINKYHYRQFREFLLRDGYVMLQFSVYSRIIKGEESIDKHEKRLIVSLPPEGSIRLLSVTESQYCKMKILLGKPSYQENHVNASQILLF